The Gaiellales bacterium genomic sequence AGGTCGCGGGCAGCCTCCAGGTGCGACCGGTCGATGCGGTCGAGCGACGCATACAGCGGCAGGATGAAGTACGGGATGTACCCGTAGATCAGCGCGATGATGACGGTGAAGCTCTCGCCGCCCAGGTAGTTGTTGGGGTCGCTGACCAGCCCCAGGTGAAAGAGCAGGTCGTTCAGGTGGGTGAACGCCAGGAACCGCTGGGCGTACCCGCCCGGCGACAGCAGGTTGATCCACGCCAGCATCCGCATCAGGTAGCTGATCCAGAACGGCAGTACGAGCAGGATCAGGAGCATGCTCTTCGTCCGCGAGGCGTGACGGGCGATGTAGTAGGCGACCGGGTACCCGATCAGGATGCAGCCCCCCAGCGACAGCCCCACGTACTCCACCGTCCGCACGAACACGTCCCAGTAGATGCCACCGGGCTCCAGCTCGGTGAGCACCTGGGACACCCAGCCGAAATTCCACTGCAGCGGGTTCCACGCCGGCACCGCGGTGAGCAGGATCGGATCGACGCTGCCGAAGGCCACGCCCACGACGGCGTAGAAGGGCAGCACAAACAGGACCAGCAGCCAGATGACGCCGGGGAGCGAGAAGAGAGGCCACAGCCAGCGTGGATACATCGGCGCTCCCTACGCTCCCGACAGGAACTGCGAGTAGGCGTTCTGCCAGAGCGCCTGGCCCTGCGTGGTGAGGGTCATCTCCTGAAGCGATGTCGGGCCCAGATCGTCGGCGGTCAGCACGGTGTTCTGGAGCGACTCGGGGAGGATCCCGTCCTGCACCATCTGGCCCGGGTCGATCTCGGTCAGCGGCGGCTGGTAGCCGTTGTAGTTCAGGAAATTGTTGCGCGCCTGCGTGTTGTCGAGGATGAAGTTGAGGAACAGGTGCGAGAGCACCGGCTTCTTCGTCGAGGAGCAGATGCTGAACATGTCGTTCTGGATCGGCCCGTTGCCGCGCCCCGGGTTCCAGAACCGCAGCGCCTGCTTTGATTCCTTGTCGGCATAGAACAGATACCCGGCGATCGCGTCGCCCGACCACGCCTGGTTCAGGTACGCCTTACGCTCGGCGACAGCCGAGTACTGCAGGTCGCCGACCTTGACGTTGCAGATCCCGTACAGCTGCTGGAGGTCCTTGACGGCCTGGTCGATCTTCGCCGGGTCCTCGGTGTT encodes the following:
- a CDS encoding ABC transporter permease, whose amino-acid sequence is MYPRWLWPLFSLPGVIWLLVLFVLPFYAVVGVAFGSVDPILLTAVPAWNPLQWNFGWVSQVLTELEPGGIYWDVFVRTVEYVGLSLGGCILIGYPVAYYIARHASRTKSMLLILLVLPFWISYLMRMLAWINLLSPGGYAQRFLAFTHLNDLLFHLGLVSDPNNYLGGESFTVIIALIYGYIPYFILPLYASLDRIDRSHLEAARDLGASPFRAFLHVTLPLSRTGLLGGAVLIVLPMFGDYYTPNIVSGAPTTSMIGNQIDLYFHGGPQPTIGAAITILLSAFLVLLMGYYMWTIHRASRDLPA